Proteins found in one Streptomyces sp. NBC_00461 genomic segment:
- a CDS encoding RNA polymerase sigma factor, with translation MGQGREPRRRMQAYDGELGAAVERAQEGDEAAFAVAYRIVQPGLLGYLRGIVGDDAEDVASDAWLEIARDLGRFQGDGAGFRGWTATIARHRALDHLRRQKVRPRSSALEQDVLDLPGPHSTHDQALEALSTERALELVRTLPRDQAEAVLLRVVVGLDGPTAARVLGKRPGAVRTAAHRGLKRLAAGLGGAGVTNEGPRTLGESK, from the coding sequence TTGGGCCAGGGACGGGAACCCCGCCGCCGTATGCAGGCGTACGACGGGGAGCTGGGGGCGGCCGTCGAGCGGGCCCAGGAGGGCGACGAGGCAGCTTTCGCGGTCGCGTACCGCATCGTGCAGCCCGGCCTGCTCGGCTATCTCCGCGGGATCGTCGGCGACGACGCCGAGGACGTGGCGTCCGACGCCTGGCTGGAGATCGCCCGTGACCTCGGACGCTTCCAGGGCGACGGGGCGGGCTTCCGCGGCTGGACCGCGACCATCGCCCGGCACCGCGCCCTGGACCACCTGCGTCGGCAGAAGGTACGCCCCCGGTCCTCGGCACTCGAACAGGACGTACTGGACCTGCCCGGCCCGCACAGCACCCACGACCAGGCCCTGGAGGCGCTCTCCACCGAGCGCGCCCTGGAACTGGTCCGCACCCTGCCGCGCGACCAGGCCGAGGCCGTGCTGCTGCGCGTCGTCGTCGGCCTCGACGGCCCCACTGCGGCCCGCGTCCTCGGCAAGCGCCCCGGCGCGGTGCGCACGGCCGCACACCGGGGGCTGAAGCGCCTCGCGGCCGGGCTCGGCGGCGCAGGTGTGACGAATGAGGGTCCCCGGACGCTGGGGGAGTCGAAATGA
- a CDS encoding RNA polymerase sigma factor produces the protein MLGDDAELTAAVLAAQDGDETAFRAVYRAVHPRLLGYVRTLVGDPDAEDVASEAWLQIARDLERFSGDADRFRGWAARIARNRALDHIRMRGRRPAIGGDETELTGKAAESDTAGEAIESLATDDTLSLIARLPQDQAEAVVLRVVVGLDAKTAAETLGKRPGAVRTAAHRGLKRLAELLGEDPESTGGLDGLPPQRDPHDRAVTSASVTHMRPRTQKDM, from the coding sequence GTGCTGGGGGACGACGCGGAGCTGACCGCCGCGGTGCTTGCCGCACAGGACGGGGACGAGACCGCGTTCCGGGCTGTGTACCGGGCGGTGCATCCCCGCCTGCTCGGATATGTCCGGACTCTGGTCGGCGACCCGGACGCCGAGGACGTGGCGTCCGAGGCCTGGCTGCAGATCGCCCGTGACCTGGAGCGGTTCAGCGGCGACGCCGACCGCTTCCGCGGCTGGGCCGCCCGGATAGCCCGTAACCGCGCGCTGGACCACATACGCATGCGCGGGCGCCGCCCCGCGATCGGCGGCGACGAGACGGAGCTGACCGGGAAGGCCGCCGAGTCCGACACCGCGGGCGAGGCCATCGAGTCCCTGGCCACGGACGACACGCTCTCCCTGATCGCCCGGCTGCCGCAGGACCAGGCCGAGGCCGTCGTGCTGAGGGTGGTCGTGGGCCTCGACGCCAAGACCGCCGCCGAGACGCTCGGCAAACGCCCCGGTGCCGTACGTACGGCCGCGCACCGCGGTCTGAAGCGCCTGGCCGAACTGCTCGGCGAGGATCCGGAATCGACCGGTGGCCTGGACGGGCTGCCGCCCCAGAGAGACCCGCACGACCGCGCGGTGACGTCCGCGAGTGTGACGCATATGCGTCCGCGGACGCAGAAGGACATGTGA
- a CDS encoding L,D-transpeptidase family protein — MGRWIAALAALAAVCGCTVQGADGKGHSPVHIELPSSRPPSTEADDKPSSSPSKAGPAVLWSPGDSGDHVRELQARLRQTDWLFDGPTGTYDDLTEKAVKGFQGKRGLPRTGETDTVTWQRLLKMTHEPGKWERYLMGGQPAGAPDPRCLTGRVLCIDKTTRTLRWMIDGRTVSTMSVRFGATGTPTRDGVFHVYWKSRHHWSTLYDSSMPYAMFFSGGQAVHFSYDFAARGYSGASHGCVNVRDEAAVADLYAQVRNGDKVVVYW; from the coding sequence ATGGGGAGATGGATCGCCGCACTCGCGGCCCTGGCCGCCGTGTGCGGCTGCACCGTGCAGGGCGCGGACGGCAAGGGCCACTCGCCGGTGCACATCGAGCTGCCGAGCAGCAGACCGCCCAGCACCGAGGCCGACGACAAGCCGAGCTCGTCTCCCTCGAAGGCCGGGCCCGCCGTCCTGTGGTCCCCGGGCGACAGCGGCGACCACGTCCGCGAACTCCAGGCCCGGCTGCGCCAGACCGACTGGCTCTTCGACGGGCCGACCGGGACGTACGACGACCTCACGGAGAAGGCCGTCAAGGGGTTCCAGGGCAAGCGCGGGCTGCCGAGGACCGGGGAGACGGACACCGTCACCTGGCAGCGACTGCTGAAGATGACACACGAACCGGGCAAGTGGGAGCGGTATCTGATGGGCGGCCAACCCGCCGGCGCACCCGACCCGCGGTGTCTGACCGGGCGGGTGCTGTGCATCGACAAGACGACCCGGACCCTGCGCTGGATGATCGACGGGCGGACGGTGTCGACGATGTCGGTCCGCTTCGGCGCGACGGGCACGCCGACCCGCGACGGCGTGTTCCACGTGTACTGGAAGTCCCGCCACCACTGGTCGACGCTCTACGACTCGTCCATGCCCTACGCGATGTTCTTCAGCGGCGGCCAGGCCGTGCACTTCTCCTACGACTTCGCGGCCCGCGGATACTCCGGCGCCTCGCACGGCTGCGTCAACGTCCGGGACGAGGCGGCCGTCGCCGATCTGTACGCGCAGGTGAGGAACGGCGACAAGGTCGTCGTGTACTGGTGA
- a CDS encoding acyl-CoA mutase large subunit family protein, which produces MARETESGLPIEPVYGPGDLTGWNPAEKLGEPGEYPYTRGVYPSMYTGRPWTMRQYAGFGTATESNARYQQLIAHGTTGLSVAFDLPTQMGHDSDAPIAHGEVGKVGVAIDSIDDMRVLFGGIPLDQVSTSMTINAPAALLLLLYQLVGEEQGVPADQLTGTIQNDVLKEYIARGTYIFPPKPSLRLIADIFKYCRTEIPKWNTISISGYHMAEAGASPAQEIAFTLADGIEYVRTAVAAGMDVDDFAPRLSFFFVARTTILEEVAKFRAARRIWARVMREEFGARNPKSLMLRFHTQTAGVQLTAQQPEVNLVRVAVQGLAAVLGGTQSLHTNSFDEAIALPTDKSARLALRTQQVLAHETDVTATVDPFAGSYVVERMTDDVEAAALELMRKVEDLGGAVAAIEHGFQKAEIERSAYRIAQETDEGERVVVGVNRFQLDAEEPYEPLRVDPAIEAQQAERLAGLRAERDGSAVDSALAALKKAAAGEDNVLYPMKDALRARATVGEVCNALREVWGTYVPSDAF; this is translated from the coding sequence ATGGCGCGTGAGACGGAGTCCGGACTGCCCATCGAGCCGGTCTACGGGCCCGGCGACCTGACCGGCTGGAATCCCGCCGAGAAGCTGGGTGAACCGGGCGAGTATCCCTACACCCGCGGTGTCTACCCGTCGATGTACACGGGCCGCCCGTGGACCATGCGGCAGTACGCCGGTTTCGGTACGGCGACGGAGTCGAACGCCCGCTACCAGCAGCTGATCGCGCACGGCACGACGGGCCTGTCGGTCGCCTTCGACCTGCCCACCCAGATGGGCCACGACTCCGACGCCCCGATCGCGCACGGCGAGGTCGGCAAGGTGGGCGTGGCCATCGACTCGATCGACGACATGCGGGTCCTGTTCGGCGGGATCCCGCTGGACCAGGTGTCGACGTCGATGACGATCAACGCCCCGGCCGCCCTGCTGCTGCTCCTGTACCAGCTGGTCGGCGAGGAGCAGGGCGTCCCGGCCGACCAGCTGACCGGCACGATCCAGAACGATGTGCTGAAGGAGTACATCGCGCGGGGGACGTACATCTTCCCGCCGAAGCCGTCGCTGCGGCTGATCGCCGACATCTTCAAGTACTGCCGGACCGAGATCCCGAAATGGAACACGATCTCGATCTCCGGCTATCACATGGCGGAGGCGGGTGCGTCGCCCGCGCAGGAGATCGCCTTCACGCTGGCGGACGGCATCGAGTACGTGCGTACGGCGGTCGCGGCGGGGATGGACGTGGACGACTTCGCGCCCCGGCTGTCCTTCTTCTTCGTGGCCCGTACGACGATCCTGGAGGAGGTCGCGAAGTTCCGGGCCGCCCGCCGGATCTGGGCGCGGGTCATGCGGGAGGAGTTCGGCGCGCGGAACCCCAAGTCGCTGATGCTGCGCTTCCACACGCAGACGGCCGGCGTCCAGCTGACGGCGCAGCAGCCGGAGGTGAACCTGGTCCGCGTCGCCGTGCAGGGCCTCGCGGCCGTCCTCGGCGGCACCCAGTCCCTCCACACCAACTCCTTCGACGAGGCGATCGCGCTGCCCACGGACAAGAGCGCGCGGCTGGCCCTGCGGACCCAGCAGGTCCTCGCCCACGAGACGGACGTGACGGCGACGGTCGACCCGTTCGCGGGTTCGTACGTCGTGGAGAGGATGACGGACGACGTCGAGGCGGCCGCGCTGGAGCTGATGCGGAAGGTCGAGGACCTGGGCGGTGCGGTGGCCGCCATCGAGCACGGCTTCCAGAAGGCGGAGATCGAGCGCAGCGCGTACCGGATCGCGCAGGAGACCGACGAGGGCGAGCGGGTCGTGGTCGGCGTCAACCGCTTCCAGCTGGACGCGGAGGAACCCTACGAGCCGCTCCGCGTCGACCCGGCCATCGAGGCGCAGCAGGCGGAGCGCCTCGCCGGGCTGCGCGCCGAGCGCGACGGGTCGGCGGTGGACTCGGCTCTGGCGGCCCTGAAGAAGGCGGCCGCGGGCGAGGACAACGTCCTGTACCCGATGAAGGACGCCCTGCGGGCCCGGGCCACGGTGGGCGAGGTGTGCAACGCGCTGCGGGAGGTCTGGGGGACCTATGTACCGAGCGACGCGTTCTGA
- a CDS encoding FAD-dependent oxidoreductase, which yields MSTAHVAAEVVADVLIVGAGPTGLALGVDLARRGVDALVVEKADGLFPGSRGKGIQPRTMEVLEDLGVLDAVLAHGGPYPVGMIWQDGKRVGEHRMFDPAELKEATADSAFTVPWMVPQWRTQEILFARLEELGGRVEFGREVVGLDQDDVGVSVRFTSGPELRARYVVAADGGRSAVRRALGVGMTGETVDPNPVLVSDVRITGLDRDNWHVFPPSGEGDDGYLAICPLAGTDDFQLVAQFPEGTAVDLSLDGIRKVAAARSHLAPEDITEVRWASDFRPRAALADRFRAGRVFLAGDAAHVHSPAGGQGLNTSVQDAYNLGWKLGAVLRGGADAVLLDSYEEERRPIAAQMLGISTGVHRGEVRRGAATVQLGLGYRESTLTEETRADAGTVRAGDRAPDATIEGVRLFDALRGPHWTLVALGTDSPGLGVESVRVVRGPAQEPYGKGLFLVRPDGYVGWAGDSAAGLPEYLARFGR from the coding sequence ATGAGCACTGCACATGTCGCCGCGGAAGTCGTGGCGGATGTCCTGATCGTGGGTGCGGGCCCGACCGGTCTGGCGCTCGGCGTCGACCTCGCCCGGCGGGGTGTGGACGCGCTGGTCGTGGAGAAGGCGGACGGACTGTTCCCGGGGTCGCGCGGCAAAGGCATCCAGCCGCGCACCATGGAGGTCCTGGAGGACCTCGGCGTCCTGGACGCGGTCCTCGCGCACGGCGGGCCCTACCCGGTCGGGATGATCTGGCAGGACGGCAAGCGGGTGGGCGAGCACCGGATGTTCGACCCGGCCGAGCTGAAGGAGGCGACCGCGGACTCGGCGTTCACCGTGCCGTGGATGGTGCCGCAGTGGCGGACGCAGGAGATCCTCTTCGCCCGGCTGGAGGAGCTGGGCGGGAGGGTGGAGTTCGGGCGTGAGGTCGTCGGGCTCGACCAGGACGACGTCGGCGTGAGCGTGCGCTTCACGTCCGGGCCCGAGCTGCGCGCCCGGTACGTCGTCGCCGCCGACGGCGGTCGCTCCGCCGTCCGGCGCGCGCTCGGCGTCGGCATGACCGGCGAGACCGTGGACCCGAACCCGGTTCTGGTCTCGGACGTGCGGATCACCGGCCTGGACCGCGACAACTGGCACGTGTTCCCGCCGAGCGGCGAGGGCGACGACGGCTACCTGGCGATCTGCCCGCTGGCCGGCACGGACGACTTCCAACTGGTCGCCCAGTTCCCGGAGGGGACCGCGGTGGACCTGTCCCTCGACGGCATCCGCAAGGTCGCCGCCGCGCGCTCGCACCTGGCACCGGAGGACATCACCGAGGTCCGGTGGGCCTCGGACTTCCGGCCCCGCGCAGCCCTCGCGGACCGCTTCCGCGCCGGGCGGGTCTTCCTCGCCGGGGACGCGGCGCACGTGCACTCCCCCGCCGGCGGCCAGGGCCTCAACACCAGCGTCCAGGACGCCTACAACCTGGGCTGGAAGCTGGGCGCGGTGCTGCGCGGCGGGGCGGACGCGGTCCTGCTGGACTCCTACGAGGAGGAGCGGCGCCCCATCGCCGCGCAGATGCTCGGCATCTCCACCGGCGTGCACCGCGGCGAGGTGCGGCGCGGCGCGGCAACCGTCCAACTGGGGCTCGGATACCGGGAGTCGACCCTCACCGAGGAGACACGGGCGGACGCGGGGACGGTACGGGCGGGCGACCGCGCACCCGACGCGACGATCGAGGGCGTACGGCTCTTCGACGCACTGCGGGGACCGCACTGGACACTGGTGGCGCTGGGCACGGACTCACCCGGCCTGGGCGTGGAGTCGGTGCGCGTGGTGCGCGGGCCTGCCCAGGAGCCGTACGGGAAGGGCCTGTTCCTCGTACGGCCGGACGGTTACGTCGGCTGGGCGGGCGACTCGGCGGCCGGACTCCCGGAGTACCTCGCTCGCTTCGGGAGGTGA
- a CDS encoding TetR/AcrR family transcriptional regulator, with protein sequence MSTEKRAPLDRKRVADTALKLLNEVGLDGLSLRAIAKELDVKAPALYWHFKDKQALLDEMATEMYRRMVAGAALDPGDSWQERLLKSNRGLRAALLAYRDGAKVFSGSRFTGIDHAREMEESLRLFTAAGFTLAQTVRASSTAYAYTIGFVTEEQGVRPLPGERREGYDVGERARLLADFPLAAAAGAEIFEDYDRHFEEGLALVVAGIEARYGSS encoded by the coding sequence GTGAGTACGGAGAAGCGCGCGCCCCTCGACCGCAAGCGGGTCGCGGACACCGCACTGAAGCTGCTGAACGAGGTCGGCCTGGACGGCCTGAGCCTGCGGGCGATCGCCAAGGAGCTGGACGTCAAGGCACCCGCCCTGTACTGGCACTTCAAGGACAAACAGGCGCTGCTCGACGAGATGGCGACGGAGATGTACCGGCGGATGGTCGCCGGGGCCGCCCTCGACCCCGGCGACAGCTGGCAGGAGCGGCTGCTGAAGTCCAACCGCGGGCTGCGCGCTGCCCTGCTCGCCTACCGCGACGGTGCGAAGGTCTTCAGCGGCTCACGCTTCACCGGCATCGACCACGCACGGGAGATGGAGGAGAGCCTGCGCCTGTTCACGGCCGCCGGCTTCACCCTCGCCCAGACGGTCCGCGCGAGTTCCACCGCGTATGCGTACACCATCGGCTTCGTGACCGAGGAACAGGGCGTACGGCCCCTGCCCGGCGAACGCCGCGAGGGGTACGACGTCGGGGAACGAGCCCGCCTGCTGGCCGACTTCCCCCTCGCGGCCGCGGCCGGGGCGGAGATCTTCGAGGACTATGACCGGCACTTCGAGGAAGGTCTGGCGCTGGTCGTCGCGGGGATCGAGGCGCGCTACGGCAGCTCCTGA
- a CDS encoding acyltransferase family protein, whose translation MTSTTVRSAPDAPVHRRPERTGPRETRLRALDGLRLIAALMVAAYHYGGRGGEVTRAWGSSAKDQFPTLHSYFSYGCLGVQVFFVISGFVICMSGWGRPLKSFFASRASRLLPAYWAAILIVSAVFALPMVAYKALSPSDTLVNLTMLQQPLGVDRVLGVCWTLWAEVRFYALFALCVVLPGANRRRVILFCAGWTLAAAIAQGAHMPLLDIVLMPEYAPFFIGGVGLYLVHRDRRDVYAWGIVAVSFLIGQHYAVRSLWNASDPNAFAHRSSLGITLIVAFGFVAVAAIALGRLNWANWRWLTVAGALTYPFYLVHEHLGWVVIRALHISLGLPSAETFALTVASMLLLAWLLNRYVEKQLTPRLRAALSGKR comes from the coding sequence GTGACCAGCACGACCGTCCGTTCGGCGCCCGACGCGCCGGTGCACCGCCGCCCGGAACGGACGGGGCCCCGGGAGACCCGGCTGCGCGCTCTGGACGGCCTGCGGCTGATCGCCGCGCTGATGGTGGCGGCGTATCACTACGGCGGCCGCGGCGGCGAGGTCACCCGAGCCTGGGGAAGTTCCGCCAAGGACCAGTTCCCCACGCTGCACAGCTATTTCTCCTACGGCTGCCTCGGCGTCCAGGTCTTTTTCGTGATCAGCGGATTCGTGATCTGCATGAGCGGCTGGGGGCGTCCCCTGAAGTCGTTCTTCGCCTCCCGCGCCTCGCGTCTGCTGCCGGCCTACTGGGCGGCGATTCTCATCGTGTCGGCGGTGTTCGCGCTGCCGATGGTCGCCTACAAGGCCCTGTCACCGAGTGACACGCTGGTGAACCTGACCATGCTTCAGCAGCCGCTGGGCGTGGACCGGGTGCTGGGGGTGTGCTGGACGCTGTGGGCGGAGGTCCGCTTCTACGCGCTGTTCGCGCTGTGCGTCGTACTGCCCGGGGCCAACCGTCGCCGCGTGATCCTCTTCTGTGCGGGCTGGACACTGGCGGCGGCGATCGCGCAGGGCGCGCACATGCCCCTGCTCGACATCGTGCTGATGCCCGAGTACGCGCCCTTCTTCATCGGCGGCGTCGGCCTCTACCTCGTCCACCGCGACCGGCGTGACGTGTACGCCTGGGGCATCGTGGCCGTGAGCTTCCTGATCGGGCAGCACTACGCGGTGCGCAGCCTGTGGAACGCCTCGGACCCGAACGCCTTCGCCCACCGCTCCTCACTCGGCATCACCCTCATCGTCGCCTTCGGCTTCGTCGCGGTCGCCGCGATCGCCCTGGGCCGGCTGAACTGGGCCAACTGGCGCTGGCTGACGGTGGCCGGGGCGCTGACGTACCCGTTCTACCTGGTCCACGAGCACCTGGGCTGGGTGGTGATCCGCGCCCTGCACATCAGCCTCGGCCTGCCGTCGGCGGAGACCTTCGCCCTGACGGTCGCGTCGATGCTGCTGCTGGCCTGGCTGCTGAACCGCTACGTCGAGAAGCAGCTGACCCCGAGGCTGCGGGCGGCACTGTCCGGGAAGCGCTGA
- a CDS encoding alpha-2,8-polysialyltransferase family protein, translated as MPRTTRIFCVSTLYGAATLAAALDSDCFKERDGEEPARRLLLVFNNSATPETTPPVDEMPGFEPLRGHFDTVLSWNEAIRPFHPGSWTPRADDIPLFERYLRLLWDLGDDRVELVVESIQVTPALSVAQLFTDAPVDVYADGLMSYGPTRNKLDPLVGTRVRRLLHLDLVPGLTPMLLTEFDVPAQLVPTAAFLKVLGELTASLPELPLLPDNAALLLGQYLSALNILSPDEEEDLHVRMMRGAVERGHRSVVFKPHPTAPARYSRALETEAEKLGIDLVVLDVPVLAEVLFEKSPPGLVVGCFSTALFTASAFYGLPVARIGTEALLDRLTPYQNSNRVPAVLADALIPDLEGGKGEDTVPADTLDGLVNAVGFSMQPQIYPSLRPAAERYLSRHFADRTRRYFKRKRLTSLGLPGGIPERLAFLPRSSTARRVVRRARAIKKAVKR; from the coding sequence ATGCCCCGTACCACCCGTATCTTCTGCGTCTCGACGCTGTACGGCGCCGCCACCCTGGCCGCCGCCCTCGACTCCGACTGCTTCAAGGAGCGGGACGGCGAGGAGCCGGCCCGCCGGCTGCTGCTGGTGTTCAACAACTCCGCGACCCCGGAGACCACTCCGCCCGTCGACGAGATGCCGGGCTTCGAACCGCTGCGCGGCCACTTCGACACCGTGCTGTCCTGGAACGAGGCCATCCGCCCCTTCCACCCCGGTTCCTGGACCCCGCGCGCGGACGACATCCCGCTCTTCGAGCGCTATCTGCGGCTGCTGTGGGACCTGGGCGACGACCGGGTGGAGCTGGTCGTGGAGTCCATCCAGGTCACCCCTGCCCTGTCCGTGGCCCAGCTGTTCACCGACGCCCCTGTCGACGTCTACGCCGACGGCCTGATGAGCTACGGCCCCACCCGCAACAAGCTGGACCCGCTGGTCGGCACGCGCGTGCGGCGGCTGCTCCACCTGGACCTGGTGCCGGGGCTCACCCCGATGCTGTTGACCGAGTTCGACGTGCCGGCGCAGCTGGTGCCGACGGCCGCCTTCCTGAAGGTGCTGGGCGAACTCACGGCCTCCCTGCCGGAGTTGCCGCTCCTGCCGGACAACGCGGCGCTGCTGCTCGGCCAGTACCTGTCCGCGCTGAACATCCTCTCCCCCGACGAGGAGGAGGACCTGCATGTGCGGATGATGCGCGGAGCGGTCGAGCGCGGCCACCGGTCGGTCGTCTTCAAGCCGCACCCCACCGCGCCGGCCCGCTACAGCCGCGCCCTGGAGACCGAGGCGGAGAAGCTCGGCATCGACCTCGTCGTCCTCGACGTGCCCGTCCTCGCCGAGGTGCTGTTCGAGAAGTCACCCCCCGGACTGGTCGTCGGCTGCTTCTCCACGGCCCTGTTCACCGCCTCCGCGTTCTACGGGCTTCCGGTCGCCCGCATCGGCACCGAGGCACTGCTGGACCGCCTCACGCCGTACCAGAACAGCAACCGGGTCCCGGCCGTCCTGGCCGACGCGCTGATCCCGGACCTGGAGGGCGGGAAGGGCGAGGACACCGTCCCCGCCGACACGCTGGACGGCCTGGTCAACGCGGTCGGCTTCAGCATGCAGCCGCAGATCTACCCGAGCCTGCGCCCGGCTGCGGAGCGGTACCTGTCCCGGCACTTCGCCGACCGCACCCGGCGTTACTTCAAGCGCAAGCGGCTCACCTCGCTCGGGCTGCCCGGCGGCATTCCGGAGCGGCTGGCCTTCCTGCCCCGCAGCTCCACGGCACGCAGGGTGGTCCGCCGCGCGCGTGCGATCAAGAAGGCCGTGAAGCGCTGA
- a CDS encoding glycosyltransferase family 2 protein, translating to MPKLSVIVPFYNVQQYAPDTLRSLRLNAQRDFEFVLVDDHSKDETPAILERAAEELSDVAQVRYIRHEKNGGLATARNTGLDAAQGEYLTFLDGDDWVAPGYFAELVGAIEQLGCDFVRTDHVQATARARTVNRVPIGRRWEVFNPRDAILPADRSTSVDYAYAWAGAYHRRLVDKGLLHFTDGLRTAEDRPWIWKLHREAESFAVVSLLGVFYRRGVASSLTQIGDVRQLDFIRAFDQVIEETAQDPDADRLLPKAVRTYCAIIAHHVSDEEKWEPSVHRQLRAMSAAAIQRMPQDMLGDVLETMDMHRSSKLRRLRRRITTAKAAA from the coding sequence GTGCCAAAGCTCTCCGTGATCGTGCCGTTCTACAACGTGCAGCAATACGCCCCGGACACCCTCAGAAGCCTTCGACTGAACGCGCAACGGGATTTCGAGTTCGTACTGGTCGACGACCATTCGAAGGACGAAACTCCGGCCATTCTCGAACGCGCGGCCGAGGAACTCTCCGATGTCGCGCAGGTGCGTTATATCCGCCATGAGAAGAACGGGGGACTCGCCACCGCGCGCAACACCGGCCTGGACGCCGCGCAGGGCGAGTACCTGACGTTCCTGGACGGTGACGACTGGGTGGCCCCCGGCTACTTCGCCGAACTGGTGGGCGCCATCGAGCAGTTGGGCTGCGACTTCGTCCGTACCGACCATGTGCAGGCCACGGCCCGCGCGCGCACCGTGAACCGGGTGCCGATCGGGCGGCGCTGGGAGGTGTTCAACCCGCGCGACGCGATCCTGCCCGCGGACCGCAGCACCTCCGTGGACTACGCGTACGCGTGGGCCGGCGCCTACCACCGCCGTCTGGTCGACAAGGGTCTGCTGCACTTCACCGACGGGCTGCGCACGGCCGAGGACCGGCCGTGGATCTGGAAGCTGCACCGGGAGGCGGAGTCATTCGCCGTGGTGAGCCTGCTCGGCGTCTTCTACCGGCGCGGTGTGGCGTCCTCCCTGACGCAGATCGGCGACGTCCGCCAGCTCGACTTCATCCGCGCCTTCGACCAGGTCATCGAGGAAACGGCCCAGGACCCGGACGCCGACCGGCTGCTCCCGAAGGCCGTGCGCACCTACTGCGCGATCATCGCCCACCACGTCTCGGACGAGGAGAAGTGGGAGCCGTCCGTGCACCGGCAGCTGCGGGCGATGAGCGCGGCCGCCATCCAGCGCATGCCGCAGGACATGCTCGGCGACGTGCTCGAGACGATGGACATGCACCGTTCCTCCAAGCTGCGGCGGCTGCGGCGCCGGATCACGACAGCGAAGGCGGCTGCCTGA
- a CDS encoding DUF6716 putative glycosyltransferase, giving the protein MPPSTSKPTRIAVLADSDTRWKWGALTAARIAPGPSMEAASHEDAQVGFELTGFLLRGRATPTARQLAEVGVRADSLEEVTSVEFLRAMAEESYDVVVLALVGGGVQAMLHGLKRVWEGRAKRPVVVTGYVGVVYEKLADGLLLRHGADLVLANSRQDAERFRAVYEGVGADASSVTEVALPFLGGAAYEGEHDPYTVVFAVQPSVPDSRKDRMYLLNRLVQHARLHPEREVLLKLRSRPGEHTTHIEEQPYQKLVQRLDPPANFRLVYGNMGEVLDRTDLLVTISSTAALESLHRRIPTVVLTDLGVREVLGNHHFVGSGCLASWDQLDEGHRPAPDEEWVARQGVVAGGPPSGGGSYEAAFDAARKRITRLLDRPGGPAPLAPYYTPATAPGYLPGILARHHLGPDGSVLPGAPAADKEPGPVRQIVRRAARGAYRHGVQRVAPVIRRMGEL; this is encoded by the coding sequence GTGCCACCAAGTACCTCGAAGCCCACGCGAATCGCCGTACTCGCGGACTCCGACACCCGCTGGAAATGGGGTGCGTTGACCGCGGCTCGTATCGCCCCGGGCCCGTCCATGGAAGCCGCATCCCACGAGGACGCGCAAGTCGGCTTCGAGCTGACCGGATTCCTGCTGCGCGGACGGGCGACACCGACCGCCCGCCAGCTGGCGGAGGTCGGTGTGCGCGCCGACTCACTCGAAGAGGTCACCTCGGTCGAGTTCCTGCGCGCCATGGCCGAGGAGTCGTACGACGTCGTCGTGCTCGCGCTCGTCGGCGGCGGCGTACAGGCGATGCTGCACGGCCTCAAGCGCGTGTGGGAGGGCCGCGCGAAGCGCCCCGTCGTCGTCACCGGCTACGTCGGTGTCGTCTACGAGAAGCTCGCCGACGGCCTCCTCCTGCGGCACGGCGCGGACCTCGTCCTCGCCAACTCGCGCCAGGACGCGGAGCGCTTCCGGGCCGTGTACGAGGGGGTGGGCGCCGACGCCTCGTCGGTGACCGAGGTGGCACTGCCGTTCCTCGGCGGAGCGGCCTACGAGGGCGAACACGACCCCTACACCGTGGTGTTCGCCGTGCAGCCGTCCGTCCCGGACAGCCGCAAGGACCGTATGTACCTGCTGAACCGGCTGGTCCAGCACGCCCGGCTGCACCCCGAGCGCGAGGTGCTGCTGAAGCTGCGCTCCAGGCCGGGCGAGCACACCACGCACATCGAGGAGCAGCCCTACCAGAAGCTGGTCCAGCGGCTCGATCCGCCGGCCAACTTCCGCCTGGTGTACGGGAACATGGGCGAGGTCCTCGACCGCACCGACCTGCTGGTCACCATCAGCTCGACGGCCGCGCTCGAGTCCCTGCACCGCCGCATCCCGACCGTCGTCCTCACCGACCTCGGCGTGCGCGAGGTGCTCGGCAACCACCACTTCGTCGGCTCCGGGTGCCTCGCCTCCTGGGACCAGCTGGACGAAGGACACCGGCCGGCGCCCGACGAGGAGTGGGTGGCCCGGCAGGGCGTCGTCGCTGGGGGTCCCCCCTCTGGGGGAGGTTCCTATGAGGCGGCCTTCGACGCCGCGCGCAAGCGCATCACCAGGCTGCTCGACCGGCCCGGCGGCCCGGCGCCCCTGGCCCCGTACTACACGCCCGCGACGGCGCCCGGCTATCTGCCCGGCATCCTCGCCCGCCACCACCTCGGCCCGGACGGCAGCGTCCTGCCGGGGGCACCCGCGGCCGACAAGGAGCCGGGGCCCGTCCGGCAGATAGTGCGCCGGGCCGCCCGGGGGGCTTACCGGCACGGGGTGCAGCGGGTGGCGCCTGTCATCCGGCGGATGGGCGAGCTGTGA